A single region of the Solwaraspora sp. WMMD791 genome encodes:
- a CDS encoding UPF0182 family protein, with translation MRSSPMPGMSRRGRVTVGVLIGIFLLFTLLGWGVNAWTDWLWYQEVDFTGVFTGVLFTRLLLFAVVGLAVALVIAVNLWLAYRLRPTLRPHSPEQVSLERYRMLLTPRIGVWIAVLSALVGLFAGLSAQNRWSQWLLFRNSQEFGITDPEFGIDIGFYVFEYPFLRYLLGLAFTAVVLSVLGGLAMHYIYGGVRLQGIGDRMTNAARAHLTTLVAVFVLLKAVAYVLDRRGMLLEYNEQARIYGAGYADINALLPAKEILAYISIVVAIAIIVFSNAVMRNLVWPGISLALLGISAVAIGGIYPWAVQTFEVNPSLRDKEAQFIERGIVATREAFGLDISEQTPYPATNLTPPESLATDTAVVPNIRLLDPQLVSETYTQLQQVRGFYDFGTKLDIDRYTIDEQTQDYVVGMREINYGELTEQQSNWLNRHTVFTHGYGMVGAPANRVVCGGQPYFVSGFLGDQAQEQCSSSTEEIPVEQPRIYYGEQMDGTDYAIVGSPGESNVEFDRPTDSGGEQYYTYTGEGGVEIGSFGRKLLYAIKEQETNFLLSDAVNDNSKLLYVRNPRDRVEKVAPFLTLDGDPYPAVVDGRIQWIVDGYTTSATYPYSERVNLQVETADELTGQGTFVLARENVNYIRNSVKATVDAYDGTVRLYEFDENDPVLKAWNAAFGGDLVIPKAETPQSLVDHFRYPADLFKVQRNLLARYHVTNPAEFFSGQDFWEVPNVPDSPDSGVKQPPYYLMTQWPEQDEPRFQLTSAVTPAGRQNLAALISGSYVDGQPQLQVLELPDQTAVSGPVQVHQRMTNNAAIRQQLNLLSSNQAQVQYGNLLSLPFGNGMLYVEPVYVKSNQTNAYPLLQRVLLSYGDGGSYVVLANSVQDGIRQLIEQAEQGGAPTTPPEGEEGEGEGEEPGGTPSPTTPTPPTGDPGLVTPELQAAAAEVSAAIDEARAAQAAGDFQRYGEALARLDAAMTAFQEAQRAAGIGGAAAPPPAADPSPTG, from the coding sequence ATGCGTAGCAGCCCTATGCCCGGAATGAGCCGTCGTGGCCGCGTCACGGTCGGCGTACTGATCGGGATCTTCCTTCTCTTCACCCTGCTCGGTTGGGGGGTGAACGCCTGGACCGACTGGTTGTGGTACCAGGAAGTGGACTTCACCGGGGTCTTCACCGGCGTGCTGTTCACCCGGCTGCTGCTGTTCGCCGTCGTCGGGCTGGCGGTCGCCCTGGTCATCGCCGTCAACCTGTGGCTGGCGTACCGGTTGCGGCCCACCCTGCGCCCGCACTCGCCGGAACAGGTCAGCCTGGAGCGGTACCGGATGCTGCTGACGCCGCGTATCGGCGTCTGGATCGCGGTGCTGTCGGCGCTGGTCGGCCTCTTCGCCGGGCTCTCCGCGCAGAACCGCTGGAGCCAGTGGCTGCTGTTCCGCAACTCCCAGGAGTTCGGCATCACCGACCCGGAGTTCGGCATCGACATCGGCTTCTACGTGTTCGAGTACCCGTTCCTGCGCTACCTGCTCGGCCTGGCGTTCACCGCCGTGGTGCTGTCGGTGCTCGGCGGTCTGGCGATGCACTACATCTACGGCGGCGTACGCCTGCAGGGCATCGGCGACCGGATGACGAACGCCGCGCGGGCCCACCTGACCACGCTGGTCGCGGTCTTCGTACTGCTCAAGGCCGTGGCGTACGTGCTGGACCGGCGCGGCATGCTGCTGGAGTACAACGAGCAGGCCCGCATCTACGGCGCCGGCTACGCCGACATCAACGCGCTGCTGCCGGCCAAGGAGATCCTGGCCTACATCTCGATCGTCGTGGCGATCGCGATCATCGTCTTCTCCAACGCGGTGATGCGTAACCTGGTCTGGCCGGGCATCTCGCTGGCCCTGCTGGGCATCTCGGCGGTGGCGATCGGCGGCATCTACCCGTGGGCGGTGCAGACCTTCGAGGTCAACCCGAGCCTGCGGGACAAGGAGGCCCAGTTCATCGAGCGCGGCATCGTCGCCACCCGGGAAGCGTTCGGGCTCGACATCAGCGAGCAGACGCCGTACCCGGCAACGAACCTGACCCCGCCGGAGAGCCTGGCCACCGACACCGCCGTGGTGCCCAACATCCGGCTGCTGGACCCGCAGCTGGTCTCCGAGACCTACACCCAGTTGCAGCAGGTCCGGGGCTTCTACGACTTCGGCACCAAGCTGGACATCGACCGCTACACCATCGACGAGCAGACCCAGGACTACGTCGTGGGCATGCGGGAGATCAACTACGGCGAGCTGACCGAGCAGCAGAGCAACTGGCTCAACCGCCACACGGTCTTCACCCACGGGTACGGCATGGTCGGCGCACCGGCCAACCGGGTGGTCTGCGGCGGGCAGCCGTACTTCGTCTCCGGCTTCCTCGGTGACCAGGCACAGGAGCAGTGTTCGTCGTCGACCGAGGAGATCCCGGTCGAGCAGCCGCGGATCTACTACGGCGAGCAGATGGACGGCACCGACTACGCGATCGTCGGCTCGCCCGGCGAGAGCAACGTCGAGTTCGACCGGCCGACGGACAGCGGCGGCGAGCAGTACTACACGTACACCGGCGAAGGCGGCGTGGAGATCGGTTCGTTCGGCCGCAAGCTGCTGTACGCCATCAAGGAGCAGGAGACCAACTTCCTGCTCTCCGACGCGGTCAACGACAACTCCAAGCTGCTGTACGTGCGTAACCCCCGTGACCGGGTGGAGAAGGTGGCGCCGTTCTTGACGCTGGACGGCGACCCGTACCCGGCGGTGGTCGACGGGCGCATCCAGTGGATCGTGGACGGCTACACCACCTCGGCGACCTACCCGTACTCGGAGCGGGTCAACCTGCAGGTGGAGACGGCCGACGAGCTCACCGGCCAGGGCACGTTCGTGCTGGCCCGGGAGAACGTCAACTACATCCGTAACTCGGTCAAGGCGACCGTCGACGCCTACGACGGCACGGTGCGGCTGTACGAGTTCGACGAGAACGACCCGGTGCTCAAGGCCTGGAACGCGGCGTTCGGTGGTGACCTGGTGATCCCGAAGGCGGAGACGCCGCAGTCGCTGGTCGACCACTTCCGCTACCCGGCGGACCTGTTCAAGGTGCAGCGCAACCTGCTGGCCCGCTACCACGTCACCAACCCGGCGGAGTTCTTCTCCGGGCAGGACTTCTGGGAGGTGCCCAACGTCCCGGACTCGCCGGACAGCGGGGTCAAGCAGCCGCCGTACTACCTGATGACCCAGTGGCCGGAGCAGGACGAGCCGCGGTTCCAGCTGACCTCGGCGGTGACCCCGGCCGGCCGGCAGAACCTGGCCGCGTTGATCTCCGGTTCGTACGTCGACGGGCAGCCGCAGCTGCAGGTGCTGGAGTTGCCGGACCAGACGGCGGTCTCCGGCCCGGTGCAGGTGCACCAGCGGATGACCAACAACGCGGCGATCCGCCAGCAGCTGAACCTGCTGTCGTCGAACCAGGCCCAGGTGCAGTACGGCAACCTGCTGTCGCTGCCGTTCGGCAACGGCATGCTCTACGTCGAGCCGGTGTACGTGAAGAGCAACCAGACGAACGCGTACCCGTTGCTGCAGCGGGTGCTGCTCTCCTACGGTGACGGCGGTTCGTACGTGGTGCTCGCCAACAGCGTGCAGGACGGCATCCGGCAGCTGATCGAGCAGGCCGAGCAGGGCGGTGCGCCGACGACCCCGCCGGAGGGTGAGGAAGGCGAGGGCGAGGGTGAGGAGCCGGGCGGCACGCCGAGCCCGACGACTCCGACTCCGCCGACCGGTGATCCCGGTCTGGTGACGCCGGAGCTGCAGGCGGCGGCCGCCGAGGTCAGTGCCGCGATCGACGAGGCCCGCGCCGCGCAGGCGGCAGGTGACTTCCAGCGGTACGGCGAGGCGCTGGCCCGGCTCGATGCGGCGATGACGGCGTTCCAGGAGGCCCAGCGGGCTGCCGGGATCGGCGGCGCGGCTGCACCGCCGCCCGCCGCTGATCCTTCTCCCACCGGCTGA
- a CDS encoding M48 family metallopeptidase, translating to MAGARKPVVEVRRSQRRRRTVSAYREGERVVILIPDQFSRAEESEWVDRMLARLAAREERLRRSDSELVGRARRLVDRYLPEHARVAELASVRWVTNQNSRWGSCTPADRTIRISHRIQEMPDWVIDYVLLHELAHLVVPSHNARFWELVGRYPKAERARGYLEGVAAATGFVLAD from the coding sequence ATGGCGGGGGCGCGCAAGCCGGTCGTCGAGGTGCGGCGCAGTCAGCGCCGGCGCCGGACGGTGTCCGCGTACCGGGAAGGCGAACGGGTCGTCATCCTCATCCCGGACCAGTTCTCCCGGGCCGAGGAGAGTGAGTGGGTCGACCGGATGCTTGCTCGCCTCGCCGCCCGCGAGGAGCGACTACGGCGCTCGGACAGCGAACTCGTCGGCCGGGCCCGCCGGCTCGTCGACCGCTACCTGCCCGAGCACGCCCGGGTGGCCGAGCTCGCCAGCGTGCGCTGGGTCACCAACCAGAACAGCCGCTGGGGGTCGTGCACCCCGGCGGACCGCACCATCCGCATCTCCCACCGAATCCAGGAGATGCCCGACTGGGTGATCGACTACGTGCTGCTGCACGAGCTGGCGCACCTGGTCGTGCCCAGCCACAACGCCCGATTCTGGGAGCTCGTCGGGCGCTACCCCAAGGCCGAGCGGGCCCGTGGCTATCTGGAGGGTGTGGCTGCCGCGACCGGCTTCGTACTGGCCGACTGA
- a CDS encoding WhiB family transcriptional regulator — translation MSLALATLDRSVSQPGCRPAGTGQPDVLAGLPCRKFDPDLWFSDSPTELELAKSLCVDCPLRVECLAGAVERAEPWGVWGGEIFERGAVVPRKRPRGRPRKEDLARDAALQVEVEARMAANGVRDSRRAVKVAA, via the coding sequence ATGAGTCTGGCGTTGGCCACTCTCGACCGCAGCGTCTCCCAGCCGGGTTGCCGGCCGGCCGGAACCGGCCAGCCGGATGTGCTGGCAGGCCTGCCGTGCCGGAAGTTCGACCCTGACCTGTGGTTCTCCGACTCCCCGACCGAGCTGGAGCTGGCCAAGTCGCTCTGCGTGGACTGTCCACTGCGGGTGGAGTGCCTGGCCGGCGCGGTCGAGCGGGCCGAGCCGTGGGGCGTCTGGGGCGGCGAGATCTTCGAGCGGGGCGCGGTCGTGCCGCGCAAGCGGCCGCGTGGCCGCCCCCGCAAGGAGGACCTGGCCCGCGACGCCGCCCTGCAGGTCGAGGTCGAGGCCCGGATGGCTGCGAACGGAGTCCGCGACTCCCGTCGGGCCGTGAAGGTGGCGGCCTGA
- a CDS encoding DUF5679 domain-containing protein, translating to MADQAQTYNGYCVKCKEKRDFEGTVEVSKTGMNMAKGKCPVCGTTVNRILGKAKV from the coding sequence GTGGCCGACCAGGCCCAGACCTACAACGGTTACTGCGTGAAGTGCAAGGAAAAGCGCGACTTCGAGGGCACCGTCGAGGTGTCGAAGACCGGCATGAACATGGCCAAGGGCAAGTGCCCGGTCTGCGGCACAACAGTGAACCGGATCTTGGGCAAGGCCAAGGTCTGA
- a CDS encoding zinc-dependent metalloprotease, translating to MPDIPFGFQLPGGQPPDPNDPQQLQQFMAQLQQLLAAPGSGPVNWDLARQVAASQLSAQGDPAVNPHEWHTVSEALRVADLWLESSAALPSGIRTSVAWNRNEWIYRTLDVWRKLCDPVAGRMVGAMGDLVPPEARGQLGPMQAMMTTLGGALFGGQLGQALGSLATEVLSASDIGLPLGPAGTAALLPANIKTYGAGLELPEDEVRLYVALREAAHQRLFEHVPWLRGHVLAAVETYASGITVNREAIEDALGRVDPTNPESMQEIAMEGIFTPEDTAAQKASLARIETVLALIEGWVGHVVDSASADRLPNVVKLAEAFRRRRAAGGPAEQTFAALVGLELRPRRLREAAALWAALTTHRGVDGRDAVWSHPDLLPSDADFADPDAFARATFDFDLGDIDFSSSPPEPPARPDAQAGPDAPQAGPDDKPEAGPDAGAGPDKPQ from the coding sequence GTGCCTGATATTCCGTTCGGCTTCCAGCTTCCCGGAGGCCAACCGCCAGACCCCAACGACCCGCAGCAGCTGCAGCAGTTCATGGCGCAGCTGCAGCAACTACTCGCCGCGCCGGGCAGCGGCCCGGTGAACTGGGATCTGGCCCGCCAGGTGGCGGCCAGCCAGCTCTCCGCCCAGGGTGACCCGGCGGTCAACCCGCACGAGTGGCACACCGTCTCGGAGGCGCTGCGCGTGGCCGACCTGTGGCTGGAGTCGTCGGCGGCGCTGCCGTCGGGGATCCGCACGTCGGTGGCGTGGAACCGCAACGAGTGGATCTACCGGACGCTGGACGTCTGGCGCAAACTCTGCGACCCGGTGGCCGGACGGATGGTCGGCGCGATGGGTGACCTGGTGCCGCCAGAGGCGCGCGGCCAGCTCGGGCCGATGCAGGCGATGATGACGACGCTCGGCGGCGCGCTGTTCGGCGGCCAGCTCGGTCAGGCGCTCGGTTCGCTCGCCACCGAGGTGCTCTCGGCCAGCGACATCGGGCTGCCGCTGGGACCGGCCGGCACGGCCGCGCTGCTGCCGGCCAACATCAAGACGTACGGTGCCGGGCTCGAACTGCCCGAGGACGAGGTCCGCCTCTACGTGGCGCTGCGCGAGGCCGCCCACCAGCGGCTGTTCGAGCACGTGCCGTGGCTGCGCGGGCACGTGCTGGCGGCGGTGGAGACGTACGCCTCGGGGATCACCGTCAACCGGGAGGCGATCGAGGACGCGCTCGGCCGGGTCGACCCAACCAACCCGGAGTCGATGCAGGAGATCGCCATGGAGGGGATCTTCACGCCGGAGGACACCGCCGCGCAGAAGGCCTCGCTGGCCCGGATCGAGACCGTACTGGCCCTCATCGAGGGCTGGGTGGGCCACGTCGTGGACAGCGCGTCGGCCGACCGGCTGCCGAACGTGGTGAAGCTGGCCGAGGCGTTCCGCCGGCGGCGGGCCGCCGGCGGCCCGGCGGAGCAGACCTTCGCCGCGCTGGTCGGGTTGGAGCTGCGTCCCCGCCGGCTGCGGGAGGCCGCGGCGTTGTGGGCCGCGCTGACCACCCACCGGGGCGTCGACGGGCGGGACGCGGTCTGGAGCCACCCGGATCTGCTGCCGTCGGACGCCGACTTCGCCGACCCGGACGCGTTCGCGCGCGCCACGTTCGACTTCGATCTCGGCGACATCGACTTCAGCTCGTCGCCGCCGGAGCCACCGGCCCGGCCTGACGCGCAGGCCGGACCCGACGCACCGCAGGCTGGACCGGATGACAAGCCGGAGGCTGGACCGGACGCGGGAGCCGGACCGGACAAGCCGCAGTAG
- a CDS encoding 2OG-Fe(II) oxygenase, whose amino-acid sequence METAVFLDSPTLDTATLDALTSGKALIARVRRYTPAQVCADIVPALLHHLDRAAGATSRIYRSNVGTFSEAQKDTEALARYRSRAVDTLRAVRASCAPYASPVDRLRCELDEIWPAGSQLLRHDGAPLVFGMLRIWQDGAHALPHMDILARAAPRVPEAHHFTGQLGVNLFLQVPAGHDDGLLQLWDVDPYTVDRTDHGVAGTYGYRRDLLGEPAVSLAPRTGDLVLLRSDRVHAVTPTHHGRRVTLSGFIGYADPPAPLRLWS is encoded by the coding sequence ATGGAGACGGCCGTGTTCCTGGACTCCCCCACCCTGGACACCGCTACCCTCGACGCCCTGACCAGTGGGAAAGCCCTGATCGCCCGGGTGCGCCGCTACACCCCGGCGCAGGTCTGCGCCGACATCGTCCCCGCACTGCTGCACCACCTGGACCGGGCCGCCGGCGCCACCAGCCGGATCTACCGCAGCAACGTCGGCACCTTCAGCGAAGCCCAGAAGGACACCGAGGCCCTGGCCCGCTACCGGTCCCGCGCCGTCGACACGTTGCGCGCCGTCCGCGCCAGCTGCGCCCCGTACGCCTCCCCCGTCGACCGGCTCCGCTGCGAACTGGACGAGATCTGGCCGGCCGGCAGCCAACTGCTGCGCCACGACGGCGCACCACTGGTCTTCGGGATGCTGCGGATCTGGCAGGACGGCGCACACGCCCTGCCGCACATGGACATTCTGGCCCGGGCCGCACCCCGGGTGCCTGAGGCCCACCACTTCACCGGCCAGCTCGGCGTCAACCTGTTCCTGCAGGTGCCGGCCGGCCACGACGACGGACTACTGCAACTGTGGGACGTCGACCCGTACACAGTCGACCGGACCGACCACGGCGTCGCCGGCACCTACGGCTACCGCCGCGACCTGCTGGGTGAACCAGCCGTCTCCCTGGCGCCGCGCACCGGCGACCTCGTCCTGCTGCGCAGCGACCGGGTGCACGCCGTCACCCCCACCCACCACGGCCGCCGCGTCACACTGTCCGGCTTCATCGGGTACGCCGACCCGCCCGCCCCGCTGCGGCTGTGGAGCTGA
- a CDS encoding ATP-dependent DNA helicase UvrD2, producing MAGLDPEQRTAVTAPAAPVCILAGAGTGKTRAITSRIAYRVLSGEIAARHVLAVTFTARAAAEMRARLGALDVGGVQARTFHAAALRQVRYFAPRLLGGRQMPELLDSKVRLVTLAAGRVGMRTDRAAARDLAGEIEWAKSSMVEPGEYAVAAAKALRETPHDPAQVAEVYAGYEKLKRSSGVIDFEDVLRAAIWGIEEHRDVGEQVRAQYRHFVVDEYQDVNPLQQRLLQAWVAGRDDLTVVGDASQTIYSFTGATSTYLIDFARHHRDAVVVRLVRDYRSTPQVVGLANAVIAQARGTEARLRLELVGQRPPGPEPDVRIFTDEPAEATAVAARCAELIAGGTPAAEIAVLFRTNAQSEAYEKALAEAAVPYVVQGAERFFERAEVRQAMVALRSAVRSTPGETPLVEAVVAALSATGWAPGQPPPGGAARERWEALAALVQLAEEVAAAPVVVPVGEAAVSERPVSLADFCAELARRAAAQHVPTVAGVTLASLHSAKGLEWDAVFLVGLADGTLPTTYARTAEQLEEERRLLYVGVTRARQWLWLSYGQSRSPGGRARRPCRFLPQLDRSGGSGGSGGGARRDGTAGAGAQRRRGQPVSCRVCGATLLAGVDRKLGRCPGCPSDLDEELLERLRTWRSRAAGQQRVPAYVVFTDATLVAIAERRPGTDAELLAIAGIGPRKLGLYGPSVTALVGGASVDDLEPQKSSESDPENGLPPATQEA from the coding sequence CTGGCCGGGCTGGACCCGGAGCAGCGTACGGCGGTCACCGCGCCGGCCGCCCCGGTCTGCATCCTGGCCGGTGCCGGCACCGGTAAGACCCGGGCCATCACCAGTCGGATCGCCTACCGGGTGCTCTCCGGTGAGATCGCCGCCCGGCACGTGCTGGCGGTCACCTTCACCGCCCGGGCCGCCGCCGAGATGCGGGCCCGCCTCGGCGCGCTCGACGTCGGCGGCGTACAGGCCCGCACGTTCCACGCCGCCGCGTTGCGTCAGGTCCGCTACTTCGCCCCCAGGCTGCTCGGCGGCCGGCAGATGCCGGAGCTGCTGGACAGCAAGGTGCGGCTGGTCACCCTCGCCGCCGGGCGGGTCGGGATGCGCACCGACCGGGCCGCGGCCCGGGACCTGGCCGGCGAGATCGAGTGGGCCAAGTCGTCGATGGTCGAGCCGGGGGAGTACGCCGTCGCGGCGGCCAAGGCGTTGCGTGAAACACCGCACGATCCGGCCCAGGTCGCCGAGGTGTACGCCGGCTACGAGAAACTCAAGCGCTCCTCCGGGGTGATCGACTTCGAGGACGTGCTGCGGGCGGCGATCTGGGGCATCGAGGAGCATCGGGACGTGGGCGAGCAGGTCCGCGCGCAGTACCGCCACTTCGTGGTCGACGAGTACCAGGACGTCAACCCGCTGCAACAGCGGCTGCTGCAGGCCTGGGTGGCCGGGCGTGACGACCTGACCGTGGTCGGTGACGCCAGCCAGACGATCTACTCGTTCACCGGTGCCACCTCGACGTACCTGATCGATTTCGCCCGTCACCACCGCGACGCGGTGGTGGTCCGGCTGGTCCGTGACTACCGGTCGACGCCGCAGGTGGTCGGCCTGGCGAACGCGGTGATCGCGCAGGCCCGGGGCACCGAGGCCCGGTTGCGGCTGGAGCTGGTCGGGCAACGGCCGCCCGGTCCGGAGCCGGACGTACGGATCTTCACCGACGAGCCGGCCGAGGCGACGGCGGTCGCGGCCCGTTGTGCCGAGCTCATCGCGGGCGGTACGCCGGCCGCCGAGATCGCCGTGCTGTTCCGGACCAATGCCCAGTCCGAGGCGTACGAAAAGGCGCTGGCCGAGGCCGCGGTGCCGTACGTGGTGCAGGGCGCGGAGCGGTTCTTCGAACGCGCCGAGGTACGCCAGGCGATGGTGGCGCTGCGCTCCGCCGTCCGGTCGACGCCGGGGGAGACGCCGCTGGTGGAGGCGGTCGTCGCGGCGTTGTCGGCGACGGGGTGGGCACCGGGTCAGCCGCCGCCCGGCGGCGCGGCCCGGGAGCGCTGGGAGGCGCTGGCGGCGCTGGTCCAGTTGGCCGAGGAGGTCGCCGCCGCGCCGGTCGTGGTGCCGGTGGGCGAGGCGGCGGTCAGCGAACGGCCCGTGTCGCTGGCCGATTTCTGCGCCGAACTGGCCCGCCGGGCGGCGGCACAGCACGTGCCGACGGTCGCCGGGGTGACGCTGGCCTCGCTGCATTCGGCCAAGGGCCTCGAATGGGACGCGGTGTTCCTGGTGGGGTTGGCCGACGGGACGCTGCCCACCACCTACGCCCGTACGGCGGAGCAGCTGGAGGAGGAGCGTCGGCTGCTCTACGTCGGGGTGACCCGGGCGCGGCAGTGGCTGTGGCTGTCGTACGGCCAGTCGCGGTCCCCGGGTGGGCGGGCCCGGCGGCCGTGCCGGTTCCTGCCGCAGCTGGACCGTTCCGGCGGCTCCGGTGGTTCCGGCGGTGGGGCGAGGCGCGACGGTACGGCGGGTGCCGGGGCTCAACGGCGGCGCGGCCAGCCGGTGTCCTGCCGGGTCTGCGGGGCGACCCTGTTGGCCGGGGTGGACCGCAAGCTCGGCCGGTGTCCGGGCTGCCCGTCGGATCTCGACGAGGAGCTGCTGGAGCGGCTGCGGACCTGGCGGTCGCGGGCGGCCGGGCAGCAGCGGGTGCCGGCGTACGTGGTGTTCACCGACGCGACGCTCGTGGCGATCGCCGAGCGCCGGCCCGGCACCGACGCCGAGCTGCTGGCGATCGCCGGGATCGGGCCGCGCAAGCTGGGCCTTTACGGCCCGTCGGTGACCGCGCTGGTGGGCGGCGCGAGCGTAGATGATCTTGAGCCGCAAAAAAGTTCGGAATCCGACCCGGAAAATGGTTTGCCCCCGGCCACGCAAGAGGCTTAG
- a CDS encoding PDZ domain-containing protein, which translates to MRRRGVTVLLGALLTALLAYGVFAAPVPYVVLGPGPTVDTLGADDGEDVIQISGVDTSTSAGQLRLTTVGVRPNVGLREAIAGWWSDSEAVVPYDVIYPPGQTREEVEERNAEDFAASQTSAETAALRQLGYPVQVLVRAVTPDGPSVGRLQTDDVITSVDGAPVTSATQLTELIRAQPVGTTLTVGYTRADQPGTAEITTRATDGGPPRIGVEITEDQPRPFELTIDLDEIGGPSAGLMFALGIIDKIEAEDLTGGKIIAGTGTIDEQGNVGAIGGIPQKLVGAKSAGAVAFLVPEANCAEAVANAVPDLPLLRVATLDEALDALADLRAGRQPALCDG; encoded by the coding sequence ATGAGACGTCGCGGTGTCACGGTCCTCCTCGGCGCGCTGCTCACCGCACTGCTCGCGTACGGGGTGTTCGCCGCCCCGGTGCCGTACGTGGTGCTGGGTCCCGGCCCGACGGTGGACACCCTCGGCGCCGACGACGGCGAGGACGTCATCCAGATCTCCGGCGTCGACACCTCGACCTCGGCCGGCCAGCTGCGGCTGACCACGGTCGGCGTACGGCCCAACGTGGGGTTGCGGGAGGCGATCGCCGGCTGGTGGAGCGACTCCGAGGCGGTCGTGCCGTACGACGTGATCTATCCGCCGGGGCAGACCCGCGAGGAGGTCGAGGAGCGCAACGCGGAGGACTTCGCCGCCTCGCAGACCAGCGCCGAGACCGCCGCGCTGCGCCAGCTCGGCTACCCGGTGCAGGTGCTGGTGCGGGCGGTCACGCCGGACGGGCCGTCGGTGGGGCGGCTGCAGACCGACGACGTGATCACCTCGGTCGACGGTGCGCCGGTCACCTCGGCCACCCAGCTGACCGAGCTGATCCGGGCGCAGCCGGTCGGGACCACGCTGACCGTCGGCTACACCCGTGCCGACCAGCCCGGCACCGCCGAGATCACCACCCGGGCCACCGACGGCGGCCCACCCCGGATCGGCGTCGAGATCACCGAGGACCAGCCCCGGCCGTTCGAGCTGACCATCGACCTGGACGAGATCGGCGGGCCCAGCGCCGGGCTGATGTTCGCCCTGGGCATCATCGACAAGATCGAGGCGGAGGATCTCACCGGCGGGAAGATCATCGCTGGTACGGGCACCATCGACGAGCAGGGCAACGTCGGCGCGATCGGCGGCATCCCGCAGAAGCTGGTCGGGGCGAAGTCGGCCGGTGCGGTGGCGTTCCTGGTGCCCGAGGCGAACTGCGCCGAGGCGGTGGCGAACGCCGTACCGGATCTGCCCTTGCTGCGGGTGGCGACGCTCGACGAGGCGCTCGACGCGCTGGCGGACCTGCGCGCCGGGCGCCAGCCGGCGCTCTGCGACGGCTGA
- a CDS encoding AarF/ABC1/UbiB kinase family protein, whose translation MTDIPRWAVSRTAKLAALPLGFAGRTVLGLGKRVTGLASDVISTEIQERTAEQLFSVLGQLKGGAMKAGQALSVFEAALPEELAAPYRQALTKLQEAAPPLPAGSVHKVLAEQLGADWREKFVEFDDHPAAAASIGQVHRARWHDGSPEGRPVAVKVQYPGAGDALLADFKQLSRLSTMFRAIQPGLDIKPLLNELRDRLAEELDYELEAESQRAFAAAYADDDQIRVPAVLAAAPRVLVTEWIDGTPLSKIISAGSTEERDRAGLLMAVLHFSAPARAGLLHADPHPGNFRLMADGRLGVVDFGAVARLPGGHPEPIGRLVRLALDGDADAVVAGLRDEGFIKPDDPIDAPAVLEFLLPMLAPLAAEEFQFTRQWLREEAARLANPKSPAYQLSRHLNLPPAYLLIHRVTLGSIGVLSQLEARAAYREVVQQWLPGFAPVD comes from the coding sequence GTGACCGATATCCCGCGCTGGGCCGTGTCCAGGACCGCCAAGCTCGCCGCGCTGCCGCTGGGCTTCGCCGGCCGTACCGTCCTGGGGCTGGGCAAGCGGGTCACCGGGCTCGCCTCCGACGTGATCTCCACCGAGATCCAGGAACGCACCGCCGAGCAGCTGTTCAGCGTGCTCGGGCAGCTCAAGGGCGGTGCGATGAAGGCCGGCCAGGCGTTGTCGGTGTTCGAGGCGGCGCTGCCCGAGGAGCTGGCGGCGCCGTACCGGCAGGCGCTGACCAAGCTCCAGGAGGCCGCCCCGCCGCTGCCGGCCGGCAGCGTGCACAAGGTCCTCGCCGAGCAGCTCGGTGCCGACTGGCGGGAGAAGTTCGTCGAGTTCGACGACCACCCGGCCGCCGCCGCCAGCATCGGGCAGGTGCACCGGGCGCGCTGGCACGACGGCTCGCCCGAGGGCCGGCCGGTCGCGGTCAAGGTGCAGTACCCGGGGGCCGGCGACGCGTTGCTCGCCGACTTCAAACAGCTGTCCCGACTCAGCACCATGTTCCGGGCGATCCAGCCGGGGCTGGACATCAAACCACTGCTCAACGAGCTGCGGGACCGGCTCGCCGAGGAGCTGGACTACGAGCTGGAAGCCGAGTCGCAACGGGCGTTCGCGGCGGCGTACGCCGACGACGACCAGATCCGGGTGCCGGCGGTGCTCGCCGCGGCCCCCCGGGTCCTGGTCACCGAGTGGATCGACGGTACGCCGCTGTCGAAGATCATCTCAGCGGGCAGCACCGAGGAACGCGACCGGGCCGGGCTGCTGATGGCGGTGCTGCACTTCTCCGCGCCAGCGCGGGCCGGGCTGCTGCACGCCGACCCGCATCCGGGCAACTTCCGGCTGATGGCCGACGGCCGACTCGGGGTGGTCGACTTCGGCGCGGTCGCCCGGCTGCCCGGCGGGCATCCGGAGCCGATCGGGCGGCTGGTCCGGCTGGCGCTCGACGGCGACGCCGACGCGGTGGTGGCCGGGCTGCGAGACGAGGGTTTCATCAAGCCCGACGATCCGATCGACGCGCCCGCGGTGCTCGAGTTCCTGCTGCCGATGCTGGCGCCGCTGGCCGCCGAGGAGTTCCAGTTCACCCGGCAGTGGCTGCGGGAGGAGGCGGCCCGACTGGCCAACCCGAAGTCGCCGGCGTACCAGTTGAGCCGGCATTTGAACCTGCCGCCGGCGTACCTGCTGATCCACCGGGTGACGCTGGGCTCGATCGGGGTGCTCAGCCAACTGGAGGCCCGAGCGGCGTACCGCGAGGTCGTCCAGCAGTGGCTGCCCGGCTTCGCGCCAGTCGATTGA